One Burkholderia pyrrocinia DNA segment encodes these proteins:
- a CDS encoding amino acid ABC transporter ATP-binding protein, with protein MITLDNVSKWYGKHQVLSACSAAVSKGEVVVVCGPSGSGKSTLIKTINGLEPFQKGSITVDGTRLGDPAAKLAQLRARVGMVFQHFELFPHLSITENLTLAQIKVLGRRKDEAVENGMKLLDRVGLKAHAHKYPGQLSGGQQQRVAIARALSMNPVAMLFDEPTSALDPEMINEVLDVMVELARDGMTMVCVTHEMGFARKVAHRVIFMDQGAVVEDAASDRFFAAPRSERARDFLDKILH; from the coding sequence ATGATTACGCTCGACAACGTATCGAAATGGTATGGCAAGCATCAGGTCCTCTCGGCATGCAGCGCGGCGGTCTCGAAAGGCGAAGTGGTCGTCGTGTGCGGGCCGTCGGGCTCCGGAAAGTCGACACTGATCAAGACGATCAACGGTCTCGAGCCGTTCCAGAAAGGCAGCATCACCGTCGACGGCACGCGGCTCGGCGACCCCGCCGCGAAACTCGCGCAATTGCGCGCCCGCGTCGGCATGGTGTTCCAGCACTTCGAGCTGTTTCCGCACCTGTCGATCACCGAGAACCTGACGCTCGCGCAGATCAAGGTGCTCGGCCGCCGCAAGGACGAGGCCGTCGAGAACGGCATGAAGCTGCTCGATCGTGTCGGCCTGAAGGCGCATGCGCACAAGTATCCGGGGCAGTTGTCCGGCGGACAGCAGCAGCGCGTCGCGATCGCGCGCGCGCTGTCGATGAACCCGGTCGCGATGCTGTTCGACGAGCCGACCTCGGCGCTCGACCCCGAGATGATCAACGAAGTGCTCGACGTGATGGTCGAGCTCGCGCGCGACGGGATGACGATGGTATGCGTCACGCATGAAATGGGCTTCGCGCGGAAGGTCGCGCATCGCGTGATCTTCATGGACCAGGGCGCGGTGGTCGAGGACGCAGCCAGCGACAGGTTCTTCGCCGCGCCGCGCTCCGAACGCGCACGCGACTTCCTCGACAAGATCCTGCACTGA
- a CDS encoding DUF3088 domain-containing protein, protein MKDTLFILRPGFFKDSEGPFYCGDSVSVEGLLSFYPQLRDAVDVEYIDAPRPRQPIVALIGADNQSAPVLVLGDGRAPNDSALAIREHNGRRFIDSPADIRRYLSSQYDVAHVA, encoded by the coding sequence ATGAAAGATACCCTGTTCATTCTTCGCCCCGGCTTTTTCAAGGACTCCGAAGGTCCGTTCTACTGTGGCGATTCCGTTTCCGTCGAAGGGTTGCTGAGCTTCTACCCGCAGCTTCGCGACGCGGTCGACGTCGAATACATCGACGCGCCTCGGCCGCGCCAGCCGATCGTCGCACTGATCGGCGCAGACAACCAGTCGGCGCCCGTGCTCGTACTCGGCGACGGACGCGCGCCGAACGACAGCGCACTCGCGATTCGGGAACACAACGGCCGGCGCTTCATCGATTCACCGGCCGATATCCGGCGGTATCTGTCTTCGCAATACGACGTGGCGCACGTCGCGTAA
- a CDS encoding DMT family transporter, whose product MQKTTDGWLSGLLGVIIFSGSLPATRVAVQGLDPLFLTFARATIAGALGLLLLVVLKQKRPTRAEAVSLAIVALGVVVGFPLLTALALKHVTSAHAIVFVGLLPLATALFGVWRGGERPRLPFWIFSIVGSCAVAAFALRNGGQASVVGDALMLAAIVACGLGYAEGARLSRDLGGWQVISWALVLSLPLMLPLTWLTWPASFDGVDAAALWGLAYVSLFSMLIGFVFWYRGLALGGIAGVGQLQLLQPFFGFLLAAGLLHETVPPSMVVVTVIVVGCVAGAKYFSKMAPVQRAG is encoded by the coding sequence GTGCAAAAGACGACCGACGGATGGCTCAGCGGCCTGCTGGGCGTGATCATCTTCAGTGGCTCGCTGCCTGCGACGCGTGTCGCGGTGCAGGGGCTCGACCCGCTGTTCCTCACGTTCGCGCGTGCGACGATCGCCGGCGCGCTCGGCCTGCTGCTGCTGGTCGTACTGAAGCAGAAGCGGCCGACGCGGGCCGAGGCCGTGTCGCTGGCGATCGTCGCGCTCGGGGTGGTGGTCGGTTTCCCGTTGCTGACGGCGCTTGCGCTGAAGCACGTGACGTCCGCGCACGCGATCGTGTTCGTCGGGCTGTTGCCGCTCGCGACCGCGCTGTTCGGCGTGTGGCGCGGCGGCGAACGGCCGCGGCTGCCGTTCTGGATCTTCTCGATCGTCGGCAGTTGCGCGGTCGCCGCGTTTGCGTTGCGCAACGGCGGCCAGGCATCGGTGGTCGGCGATGCGCTGATGCTGGCCGCGATCGTCGCATGCGGGCTCGGCTACGCGGAAGGCGCGCGCCTGTCGCGCGATCTCGGCGGCTGGCAGGTGATCTCGTGGGCGCTCGTGCTGTCGCTGCCGCTGATGCTGCCGCTTACGTGGCTCACGTGGCCCGCGTCGTTCGACGGGGTCGATGCCGCCGCGCTGTGGGGGCTCGCGTACGTGTCGCTGTTCAGCATGCTGATCGGCTTCGTGTTCTGGTATCGCGGGCTCGCGCTCGGCGGGATCGCGGGCGTCGGCCAGTTGCAGTTGCTGCAGCCGTTCTTCGGTTTCCTGCTGGCGGCCGGGCTACTGCACGAGACGGTGCCGCCGTCGATGGTCGTCGTGACGGTCATCGTGGTCGGCTGCGTGGCGGGCGCGAAGTACTTCTCGAAAATGGCGCCCGTGCAGCGTGCGGGGTGA
- a CDS encoding amino acid ABC transporter permease — protein MEALELVVHTLPVMVKGAVLTLKFAVASMALGLVVGLVIAIMRIGSNRLAAGLAQGYVSLMRGTPLLVQMFVVYYGLPDLGITLDPTTAGIFTLTLNAGAYLSESMRGAILGIGRGQWAAAHSLGLTHVQTLRYIVCPQALRLAVPSLGNTLISLIKDTSLVSVITVTELLRSTQEVIAATFQPLPLYLSAAAIYWVLSTLLTRLQGRVETRLALPSTH, from the coding sequence ATGGAAGCACTCGAACTGGTCGTTCATACCCTGCCCGTGATGGTCAAAGGCGCGGTGCTCACGCTGAAGTTCGCGGTGGCGTCGATGGCGCTCGGCCTCGTCGTCGGGCTCGTGATCGCGATCATGCGCATCGGCAGCAACCGGCTCGCGGCCGGGCTTGCGCAGGGCTACGTCAGCCTGATGCGCGGCACGCCGCTGCTCGTGCAGATGTTCGTCGTCTACTACGGGCTGCCCGATCTCGGCATCACGCTCGATCCGACGACGGCCGGCATCTTCACGCTGACGCTCAACGCCGGCGCCTATCTGTCGGAGAGCATGCGCGGCGCGATCCTCGGCATCGGCCGCGGGCAATGGGCGGCCGCGCACAGCCTCGGCCTCACGCACGTGCAGACGCTGCGCTATATCGTCTGCCCGCAAGCGCTGCGCCTCGCGGTGCCGAGCCTCGGCAACACACTGATCAGCCTGATCAAGGACACGTCGCTGGTCTCGGTGATCACCGTCACCGAATTGCTGCGCTCGACGCAGGAAGTGATCGCCGCGACGTTCCAGCCGCTGCCGCTCTATCTCTCCGCCGCCGCGATCTACTGGGTGCTGAGCACGCTGCTCACGCGGCTTCAGGGCCGCGTCGAGACGCGCCTTGCGCTGCCGTCCACGCATTGA
- the metC gene encoding cystathionine beta-lyase, whose amino-acid sequence MNHLHSTDTILAHEGRSHGQPGSPVNPPVYRQSTLLFHGTDALDAVRGTPLAYGRHGSPTTRALEQALARLEGAHAALLTPSGLSAITTALLAVLNPGDHLLMADSVYDPTRSFCGETLARLGIETTYYDPSIGAGIASLMRPNTRAVFAESPGSLTFEVQDIPAISRVAHRHGAVVLLDNTWGTPLNFRSFAHGVDVSIHAATKYIAGHSDVLMGAILTTEALAPKITRFYRQLGMTVSGDDAYLALRGLRTLSVRLERHQRNAHALTEWLAKQPEVAQILYPARPGDPGHALWQRDFTGACGLFGVVLHPQPDDAVRALLDGMTCFGMGYSWGGFESLIIPSNPSRQRTATQWAAAGPLLRIHAGLEHPDDMIADLSAGFARMRTAALAEA is encoded by the coding sequence TTGAACCACCTGCATTCGACCGACACCATTCTCGCCCACGAAGGCCGCTCGCACGGCCAGCCCGGTTCGCCCGTGAACCCGCCCGTGTACCGCCAGTCGACACTGCTCTTTCACGGCACCGACGCGCTCGACGCGGTGCGCGGCACGCCGCTCGCGTACGGGCGCCACGGCAGCCCGACCACCCGCGCGCTCGAGCAAGCGCTCGCGCGTCTCGAAGGCGCGCACGCCGCGCTGCTGACGCCGAGCGGCCTCAGCGCGATCACGACCGCGCTGCTCGCGGTGCTGAATCCCGGCGACCATCTGCTGATGGCCGATTCCGTGTACGACCCGACCCGCTCGTTCTGCGGCGAGACGCTCGCGCGCCTCGGCATCGAGACGACGTACTACGATCCGTCGATCGGCGCAGGCATCGCGTCGCTGATGCGGCCGAACACGCGTGCGGTATTTGCCGAATCGCCGGGCTCGCTGACCTTCGAAGTGCAGGACATCCCGGCCATCAGCCGCGTCGCGCACCGGCACGGCGCGGTCGTGCTGCTCGACAACACGTGGGGCACGCCGCTGAATTTCCGCTCGTTCGCCCATGGCGTCGACGTGTCGATCCATGCCGCCACCAAATACATCGCCGGACACTCCGACGTGCTGATGGGTGCGATCCTGACGACCGAGGCGCTCGCGCCGAAGATCACGCGCTTCTACCGGCAACTCGGGATGACCGTCAGCGGCGACGACGCGTATCTCGCGCTGCGCGGCCTGCGCACGCTGTCGGTCCGCCTCGAGCGGCACCAGCGCAACGCGCACGCGCTGACAGAATGGCTCGCGAAACAGCCGGAAGTCGCGCAGATCCTGTATCCGGCGCGGCCCGGCGACCCCGGCCATGCGCTGTGGCAACGCGATTTCACCGGCGCGTGCGGGCTGTTCGGCGTGGTGCTGCATCCGCAGCCCGACGATGCGGTGCGCGCGCTGCTCGACGGTATGACGTGCTTCGGCATGGGATATAGCTGGGGCGGCTTCGAAAGCCTGATCATCCCGTCCAATCCGTCGCGCCAACGTACCGCGACGCAATGGGCGGCGGCCGGCCCGCTGCTGCGGATTCATGCGGGGCTCGAGCATCCCGACGACATGATCGCCGACCTCTCCGCCGGTTTCGCAAGAATGCGCACCGCTGCACTCGCGGAAGCATGA